The following are encoded in a window of Dehalococcoidales bacterium genomic DNA:
- a CDS encoding molybdopterin-dependent oxidoreductase: MTTKYNVVGKSLPRPDARPIVTGAAMYHRDIKIPNMLHTCILRSPHAHANIKSIDASEAEAFPGVAAVLTYKNIPAEWPKGYGKNQHLRILSDKVRFVGDPVAVVAAETKAIADHAVELINVEYEKLPAVFTTADALKPGAPIIHEEYPDNSIPESAYEYGDVEEAFAQPDVVIVETSSNLIAELPVVNLLEDSGTIAWFEGEKVFALRPTQNSPSTLGKIADFTGIDVTNMRVMSPRFVGGSMNVKENGLKDLEFAVTLAKLTGRPVGVFLNKEEMFHQYHKERMGAQYKIGVKQDGTLMAVEGSATGDGTAYNFTAAANYCASQINYVANIPNLKFEKLNTAFTNVPPGGGCRGWIYMEAEWTFQPALAQAIEAIDMDPFDFFMKNTLKKGTRFYHDGYHECACDPVTAAATLAAEEFGWKAKWKGWKKPTSISNGKITAVGIGWGGCGNGSSTSHFATVTLSSNGNVYVTPSEDDFGNGQRQTPRRHAAEVLKIPLDAIKGPSGDTDSQAFYAWPVACGTYSIGRAVKYAAEEVRRQLFELAAPQLGVSVEDLYLEDRAVKVINNPDKRISWNVLIPKNMSIIGSGSSLAAGKMPMMYCCLVEVEVDSETGGFEVKNIVYGSDIGQIMSPNDAYQQPIWSLVMDGTREAYTLDKTTGRVLNPNYLDIKSRCFNDLPDFKVIFTETPEETAPHGARSFAEAVPVPVTPAIVMAIYNATGTMFELPITPDKILAALGKA; the protein is encoded by the coding sequence ATGACTACTAAATATAATGTAGTGGGAAAATCTCTTCCTCGACCCGATGCTCGTCCCATCGTCACTGGGGCGGCGATGTACCACCGGGATATCAAAATTCCCAATATGCTGCATACGTGCATCCTCCGTAGCCCGCACGCCCATGCGAATATCAAGAGTATCGATGCTTCTGAGGCGGAAGCATTTCCCGGTGTGGCAGCGGTGCTGACTTACAAAAACATTCCGGCAGAATGGCCTAAGGGTTATGGAAAAAATCAACACCTGCGCATCTTGAGTGACAAGGTGCGTTTTGTAGGTGACCCGGTAGCGGTTGTCGCTGCTGAAACCAAGGCTATTGCCGATCACGCAGTGGAACTTATCAACGTCGAATATGAAAAGTTGCCCGCTGTATTCACTACCGCTGATGCTTTAAAACCCGGAGCACCAATAATTCACGAAGAATATCCTGACAATTCTATCCCAGAAAGCGCGTACGAGTATGGTGATGTGGAGGAGGCTTTTGCTCAGCCTGACGTTGTTATCGTTGAGACTTCTTCCAATCTTATTGCCGAACTCCCTGTAGTGAACCTTCTCGAAGATTCCGGCACCATAGCATGGTTTGAAGGTGAAAAAGTATTTGCCCTGAGACCCACCCAAAACAGTCCATCTACTCTGGGTAAAATAGCTGATTTTACCGGGATTGATGTAACGAACATGCGGGTGATGTCACCACGTTTTGTTGGCGGCTCCATGAATGTAAAAGAAAATGGACTCAAGGATTTGGAGTTTGCCGTTACTCTTGCCAAACTTACCGGCAGACCAGTTGGCGTTTTTTTGAATAAAGAAGAAATGTTCCATCAATACCACAAGGAACGCATGGGGGCACAATATAAGATAGGTGTGAAACAGGATGGTACGCTGATGGCAGTAGAAGGTTCGGCTACGGGCGACGGCACAGCGTACAACTTCACAGCCGCAGCAAATTATTGCGCATCCCAAATCAATTATGTGGCGAACATACCAAACCTTAAGTTCGAGAAACTGAACACTGCCTTTACCAATGTCCCGCCTGGTGGCGGGTGCCGGGGTTGGATATACATGGAAGCTGAATGGACATTTCAGCCAGCGCTGGCACAAGCTATTGAAGCCATCGACATGGACCCTTTTGATTTCTTTATGAAGAACACCCTTAAAAAGGGCACTCGTTTTTATCATGACGGGTATCATGAGTGTGCCTGTGACCCCGTAACCGCCGCAGCGACGCTTGCTGCTGAGGAATTTGGCTGGAAAGCGAAGTGGAAGGGATGGAAGAAACCAACTTCAATTAGCAATGGCAAAATTACGGCGGTAGGCATAGGTTGGGGCGGTTGCGGCAACGGCAGTTCGACTTCGCACTTTGCGACGGTCACCCTGAGTAGCAACGGTAATGTCTATGTTACCCCGTCTGAGGATGATTTTGGGAATGGTCAACGGCAAACCCCGAGGCGTCACGCCGCTGAAGTGCTGAAAATTCCCCTGGATGCGATAAAAGGCCCATCTGGTGACACAGACTCCCAGGCGTTTTATGCATGGCCAGTTGCCTGTGGAACTTATTCTATCGGAAGAGCGGTAAAATATGCTGCCGAGGAGGTTAGGCGCCAGCTCTTTGAATTGGCGGCACCCCAACTTGGAGTATCTGTTGAAGACCTGTACCTTGAAGATAGAGCAGTTAAAGTAATCAACAATCCCGACAAGCGGATATCATGGAATGTTCTTATCCCCAAAAATATGTCAATAATTGGCAGTGGTTCATCCCTTGCAGCGGGTAAAATGCCAATGATGTACTGTTGCCTTGTCGAGGTAGAGGTAGACTCCGAGACTGGTGGATTTGAAGTGAAAAATATCGTTTACGGCTCGGATATTGGGCAGATAATGTCACCGAATGATGCTTATCAGCAGCCGATATGGAGCCTGGTGATGGACGGAACGCGAGAAGCTTACACGCTTGATAAGACGACGGGCCGGGTACTCAATCCCAACTATCTTGATATAAAGTCACGCTGTTTTAACGATTTACCGGATTTTAAGGTCATATTTACGGAAACTCCAGAAGAAACTGCCCCGCATGGCGCACGATCATTCGCTGAAGCGGTTCCAGTACCTGTAACGCCAGCTATTGTCATGGCAATCTACAACGCTACTGGTACAATGTTTGAACTGCCTATCACCCCTGATAAAATTCTCGCCGCACTGGGCAAGGCATAG
- the panB gene encoding 3-methyl-2-oxobutanoate hydroxymethyltransferase — protein MRISVNQIREKKTKSEPLVMLTCYDYSTARILDDAGIELLLVGDSLGTVMLGYESTIPVTMDDIVHHTKAVVRGSKKAMVVADMPFLSYQVNREEALYNAGRFIQEGGAGAVKMEGGENIASIIKSITSAGIPVMAHLGLTPQYIHALGGYRIQGKSVDSAVRLYQDALAVEQAGAFALVLETVPTLVAAHISKAIKIPTIGIGAGAGCDGQVQVVHDILGSFLDFKPKHARRYANLAKTITEAVTTYRDDVISHNFPGDEESFTIDSEVYEEFKRRIS, from the coding sequence ATGCGCATCAGCGTTAACCAAATCAGGGAGAAAAAAACTAAAAGCGAACCGCTGGTAATGCTTACCTGCTACGATTATTCCACTGCCCGCATTCTGGATGACGCCGGCATTGAACTCCTGCTAGTAGGTGATTCGCTTGGCACAGTAATGCTCGGCTATGAATCCACCATACCGGTTACCATGGATGATATAGTCCATCATACCAAGGCTGTCGTGAGAGGCAGTAAAAAAGCAATGGTAGTTGCAGACATGCCGTTTTTGTCCTACCAGGTCAACCGTGAGGAAGCACTGTATAACGCCGGCCGGTTTATCCAGGAAGGAGGAGCAGGCGCAGTAAAAATGGAAGGCGGTGAAAACATTGCTTCCATTATAAAGAGCATAACCAGTGCAGGTATACCAGTGATGGCGCACCTTGGCCTCACGCCGCAATATATTCACGCTCTGGGTGGATATCGTATCCAGGGTAAGAGCGTTGATTCAGCGGTTAGATTGTACCAGGATGCTCTGGCAGTAGAACAAGCTGGAGCATTTGCACTGGTACTTGAAACTGTGCCAACGCTGGTTGCTGCTCATATATCAAAAGCTATAAAAATCCCCACCATAGGCATTGGAGCCGGGGCAGGTTGCGATGGGCAGGTACAGGTTGTACACGACATATTGGGTAGTTTTTTGGACTTTAAACCCAAACATGCAAGGCGTTATGCCAACCTCGCTAAAACGATAACTGAAGCGGTTACAACTTACCGAGATGATGTTATCTCTCATAATTTCCCTGGGGATGAAGAAAGTTTTACTATTGATAGCGAAGTTTACGAAGAGTTTAAAAGAAGAATAAGTTGA
- a CDS encoding (2Fe-2S)-binding protein, whose protein sequence is MADNKEELDIGRLSRRKFLKDASIAVSGITLGTMSITACTNAQAETPTKTVTVTSPPVTVTSPPDTLLVEKVSEANYIEITVNGYKSKVLVTPEETLAEMLRDKMNLTGTKVGCDRGTCGACVVHVNGKPVLSCMMLAIEANGASVTTIEGLEEKGKLHPLQQAVYDHTGYQCGFCTPGLIMEAKALLDENPHPTQEEIKEALGGHICRCGAFYSFIESVQMVGGN, encoded by the coding sequence ATGGCTGATAACAAAGAAGAGTTGGATATTGGTAGACTTTCACGAAGGAAGTTTCTGAAAGACGCAAGCATCGCTGTTAGTGGAATTACTCTGGGCACGATGTCCATTACAGCTTGCACTAATGCCCAAGCAGAGACGCCGACCAAAACTGTGACAGTTACATCTCCTCCTGTGACAGTTACATCTCCTCCGGATACTCTGCTTGTTGAGAAAGTTTCCGAAGCCAATTATATCGAGATAACTGTAAATGGATATAAATCTAAGGTCCTGGTAACTCCCGAAGAGACTCTGGCTGAAATGCTAAGAGATAAAATGAACCTTACAGGTACAAAAGTTGGATGCGACCGTGGTACCTGTGGGGCATGCGTGGTACATGTAAATGGCAAGCCTGTACTATCTTGCATGATGTTGGCCATCGAGGCCAATGGGGCTTCCGTCACAACCATTGAGGGGCTTGAAGAAAAAGGCAAGCTCCATCCCCTTCAGCAGGCTGTCTACGACCACACCGGCTATCAATGCGGCTTTTGCACTCCGGGACTAATCATGGAAGCTAAAGCCTTGCTAGATGAGAATCCGCATCCGACACAGGAGGAGATAAAAGAGGCGTTGGGTGGCCATATTTGCAGATGTGGCGCTTTCTACTCTTTCATTGAATCCGTTCAGATGGTGGGAGGTAATTAA
- the yqeB gene encoding selenium-dependent molybdenum cofactor biosynthesis protein YqeB — protein sequence MRSLPEIIVLIRGGGEMASAVAHRLHRSHFKVCLTEVAAPIAVSRGTTFSEAIFDGTKSVEGTTAELTLSSTAAIEEVWSRNNIPILVDPECEARHLLHPDILVDARSIKEITDTRITDVPLVIGLGPGYHAGENCDAVVETLHDNDLGRVILNGKTKKDTKQPVIIGGLSSGRVIWAEQEGVFSTCHQIGEYVKNGQVIGQLETLDIKAPVDGMIRGLLRNGVRIPSGAKLIEIDPVNDCSVCYVIRDKWRAVAGGVLEAIMLLCNTPEVWISVQAAKK from the coding sequence ATGCGAAGTCTGCCTGAAATAATTGTTCTTATCAGGGGCGGTGGAGAAATGGCCAGCGCCGTAGCACACAGGTTACATCGCAGTCATTTTAAAGTGTGTCTGACTGAGGTTGCTGCACCAATCGCGGTTAGTCGAGGTACTACATTCTCTGAAGCCATCTTCGACGGTACCAAATCAGTCGAAGGTACGACCGCGGAATTGACACTCTCTTCGACCGCTGCTATTGAAGAAGTGTGGTCTCGTAATAATATACCAATTCTCGTAGATCCCGAATGTGAAGCCAGGCATTTACTCCATCCTGACATTTTGGTAGATGCCAGGTCGATTAAAGAAATAACCGATACCCGCATAACCGATGTCCCGCTGGTGATAGGACTAGGTCCTGGCTATCACGCTGGAGAAAACTGTGATGCTGTGGTGGAGACACTTCATGATAACGACCTCGGGAGAGTAATTCTTAATGGAAAAACCAAAAAGGATACAAAACAACCAGTCATCATTGGCGGCCTTTCCTCCGGTCGGGTAATTTGGGCTGAGCAGGAAGGTGTATTCAGCACCTGCCACCAGATAGGAGAATATGTAAAAAACGGGCAAGTCATTGGTCAGCTTGAAACTTTAGATATAAAAGCCCCCGTTGATGGGATGATTCGCGGCTTGCTCAGGAACGGCGTTAGAATTCCTTCAGGTGCTAAGCTTATCGAGATAGACCCGGTAAATGATTGCTCTGTCTGCTATGTCATAAGGGATAAATGGCGGGCGGTCGCAGGTGGTGTTTTAGAGGCTATTATGTTGTTGTGCAACACCCCGGAGGTGTGGATAAGCGTTCAGGCAGCAAAAAAATAG
- a CDS encoding aspartate 1-decarboxylase produces MIRTMLKSKIHRARVTGVNLDYEGSITIDKALMRGANIREYEQVEVLNINNAARFTTYCIAGEEASGVIELNGAASRLASKGDVVIIVSYCQIAEHELAGFKPAIVCVDQNNHPKNAATTGSDIPILEEGMYAHQR; encoded by the coding sequence ATGATTAGAACTATGTTAAAAAGTAAAATCCACCGTGCTCGCGTTACCGGAGTCAACCTGGATTACGAAGGTAGCATCACAATTGATAAAGCGTTGATGCGAGGTGCCAATATACGTGAATACGAACAGGTAGAGGTTTTAAATATCAACAACGCTGCTCGTTTTACCACCTATTGCATAGCCGGAGAGGAAGCTAGCGGAGTAATCGAACTAAATGGAGCAGCGTCAAGGCTTGCCTCTAAGGGAGATGTTGTAATAATCGTCAGTTATTGCCAGATAGCTGAGCATGAATTGGCTGGATTTAAACCTGCCATAGTTTGTGTGGACCAAAATAACCACCCTAAAAATGCCGCCACAACCGGTTCGGATATTCCGATTTTAGAGGAGGGTATGTATGCGCATCAGCGTTAA
- the surE gene encoding 5'/3'-nucleotidase SurE gives MKILVTNDDGIFADTLWILADTLNTKHSVSVAAPDREQSATGTMVTLRLPLRVRQHNCFTQGIDVYSIEGSPSDSVILAIGKLVQDVDVVVSGINLGLNLGDDVLISGTVGAAMQGYLRGLPAIAISVSPESKRETWHNAARLALMVADAIKAGSLGVNGFFNINFPDIPVSSIKGIRVTRLAHKTHIDTVEQGYDGRREYYWLVRQQLSQDVSSETDIWAVENGYISITPLHAELFHRSNGELSDSLCAGIFNKFKQP, from the coding sequence ATGAAAATACTTGTAACCAATGATGACGGGATTTTCGCTGATACCCTCTGGATTCTGGCAGATACTCTAAACACTAAACACAGCGTCAGTGTGGCAGCTCCAGACAGAGAGCAAAGTGCTACGGGCACCATGGTTACCCTCAGGCTGCCACTCAGGGTCAGGCAGCATAACTGTTTTACCCAGGGGATTGATGTCTATTCTATTGAAGGGTCTCCTTCGGATTCGGTTATCCTTGCCATAGGCAAGCTGGTGCAAGATGTAGATGTAGTTGTTTCGGGCATCAATCTGGGGCTTAATCTTGGGGATGACGTACTGATATCCGGCACAGTTGGAGCTGCCATGCAGGGTTATCTGCGAGGATTACCCGCCATTGCAATCTCGGTATCGCCAGAATCCAAACGCGAAACCTGGCATAATGCCGCCCGCCTGGCATTGATGGTAGCTGACGCCATAAAAGCAGGCTCGCTTGGTGTAAACGGCTTTTTTAATATTAATTTCCCAGATATTCCTGTTTCTTCAATTAAGGGCATTAGAGTTACCCGCCTGGCGCATAAAACTCACATTGACACTGTTGAACAAGGATATGATGGACGCCGGGAATATTATTGGCTGGTACGCCAGCAACTCAGCCAGGATGTATCATCCGAAACCGATATCTGGGCAGTTGAAAATGGGTACATTTCAATAACACCGCTGCATGCTGAGTTGTTTCACCGTTCTAATGGCGAACTGAGTGATTCGCTTTGTGCAGGCATTTTTAATAAATTTAAACAGCCTTAA
- a CDS encoding DUF2520 domain-containing protein: MTIEKNGLEIGFIGAGKVARALGCALCKRGYSVSAVSSRSYESALTMASLIPGCKAYHTPDETARVSSLVFITTPDSSIATVSASVNWQTGQMVVHTSGADSRSVLKTANNMGALTGVFHPLATIVSNANAPDPFMNITITIEAEPPLRETLEGLAHDLEADTLLLQEENRALYHASAVFVSNYVMALADIAAKLWQEMGFDRTRSEKALMPLLKGAVNNLQTVGLPGCLTGPVSRGDTGTIKKHLTSLEKLEPPLALTYRMLGSYTVDIAKRKGSISPEQAKEMTSILNNKESSYD; encoded by the coding sequence ATGACAATCGAGAAAAATGGGTTGGAAATTGGTTTTATCGGAGCAGGAAAAGTTGCGCGAGCGCTGGGATGCGCATTATGTAAACGCGGATACTCAGTAAGCGCCGTTTCTAGCCGCAGTTACGAAAGTGCCTTAACCATGGCCAGCCTAATACCTGGCTGTAAAGCGTATCATACGCCAGATGAAACTGCTCGAGTCTCTAGCCTGGTCTTTATCACCACCCCAGACTCCTCCATAGCGACTGTTAGCGCAAGCGTTAACTGGCAAACCGGACAAATGGTAGTGCACACTAGTGGTGCCGATTCCCGATCGGTATTGAAGACCGCCAATAACATGGGAGCTTTAACTGGAGTATTTCACCCGTTGGCAACTATTGTTTCTAACGCTAACGCACCAGATCCGTTTATGAATATAACTATAACCATAGAAGCTGAGCCTCCACTGCGAGAAACACTGGAGGGGCTAGCACACGATTTGGAAGCTGATACCCTGCTCCTGCAAGAAGAGAACCGTGCACTTTACCACGCTTCCGCAGTGTTTGTATCCAATTATGTAATGGCTTTAGCAGATATTGCTGCCAAACTGTGGCAAGAAATGGGGTTTGATAGAACTCGTTCAGAAAAAGCCCTTATGCCGCTACTCAAAGGCGCCGTTAATAACCTCCAAACTGTTGGACTTCCTGGCTGCCTCACCGGCCCTGTCAGTCGCGGAGATACAGGGACGATTAAAAAGCATCTCACCTCTCTTGAAAAGCTGGAGCCACCTCTTGCTTTAACGTACCGCATGCTCGGCTCGTACACTGTTGATATTGCCAAAAGAAAAGGCAGCATATCTCCCGAACAAGCCAAGGAAATGACCTCTATTCTTAACAACAAGGAGAGTTCGTATGATTAG
- a CDS encoding FAD binding domain-containing protein — translation MKTFTHVEAKTIEEAVSSLGHYGDKAKLISGGTDLLGLLKDAVLPAYPEALVNIKTIPDMAYIREEGGTLKIGVMTTLNDLAQNPTVQSKYSALAQAARAVGSTGIRNMGTIGGNICQQVRCWYFRSSGNYFDCLRKTTGGACYALTGDHRYHSIFGAVDGCVAVNPSDTAPALVALGAKIKTNKRTFEAKDFFVPNGGNTHALEGDEVATEIQIPALIAGSKSAFVKFAIRKSIDFPIVNCAAVVTTSGGVVSSARIVLNAVAGAPYQATEAETSLTGKAIDEVSAQAAGDAAVTAAVPLTGNKYLVQIARTMVKRAILACR, via the coding sequence ATGAAGACATTTACTCATGTTGAAGCTAAAACTATCGAAGAGGCCGTTTCATCTCTTGGGCATTATGGTGATAAAGCTAAACTCATCTCAGGGGGAACAGACCTTTTAGGTCTGTTGAAAGATGCAGTTCTTCCGGCCTATCCTGAAGCTCTTGTGAATATCAAGACCATACCTGATATGGCGTATATTAGGGAAGAAGGCGGTACTCTTAAAATAGGCGTAATGACAACGCTGAATGATTTGGCTCAAAATCCTACGGTGCAGTCTAAGTATTCTGCACTGGCTCAAGCAGCCAGAGCAGTAGGGTCAACCGGCATTCGTAATATGGGAACGATTGGGGGTAATATCTGTCAGCAGGTAAGGTGCTGGTACTTTCGATCGTCAGGCAACTATTTCGACTGTTTGAGAAAAACCACTGGTGGTGCCTGTTATGCTCTTACCGGTGATCACCGCTACCATTCAATATTTGGGGCTGTTGATGGCTGCGTTGCAGTTAATCCCTCAGATACAGCACCTGCACTGGTTGCTTTGGGGGCCAAGATTAAGACAAACAAGCGCACCTTCGAAGCCAAAGACTTCTTTGTGCCCAACGGTGGTAATACTCACGCGCTCGAAGGCGATGAAGTAGCAACCGAAATCCAGATACCAGCTTTGATTGCGGGATCAAAAAGTGCCTTCGTAAAATTTGCCATACGAAAATCTATTGACTTTCCCATCGTGAATTGCGCTGCTGTAGTCACTACATCAGGTGGCGTTGTCAGCTCAGCACGTATTGTTCTTAACGCTGTTGCTGGAGCGCCATACCAGGCCACTGAAGCAGAAACCTCATTAACAGGCAAAGCTATAGATGAGGTTTCTGCTCAGGCAGCCGGGGATGCTGCAGTTACAGCTGCCGTACCTTTGACAGGCAATAAATACCTGGTACAAATTGCCCGTACTATGGTGAAGAGGGCTATACTAGCCTGCAGATAA
- a CDS encoding Smr/MutS family protein, with amino-acid sequence MAKITLDLHDIYNKGAAIDSELNRVIQEALEKRITPVEIIPGKGSGQLKKRVLRFLAQPEIKKLYHRLEKDDKNFGRIFVHFKH; translated from the coding sequence ATGGCAAAAATAACACTAGATTTGCATGATATATATAACAAAGGCGCCGCTATCGATAGCGAACTGAACCGTGTTATACAAGAGGCTTTAGAAAAACGCATCACTCCGGTGGAGATAATACCGGGTAAAGGATCAGGGCAGCTGAAAAAACGGGTATTGAGATTTCTTGCCCAGCCGGAGATTAAAAAACTATATCATCGCCTGGAAAAGGACGATAAAAACTTCGGACGAATATTCGTGCACTTCAAGCATTAG
- the panC gene encoding pantoate--beta-alanine ligase produces MITVRTIEEYKKLLGELERPIGLVPTMGSLHEGHLSLVKAAKASNHIVVVSVFVNPTQFSPDEDYERYPRDIERDSALLEKEGVDILFAPNAAEMYAPGYDTWVEVGTITERLEGAARPGHFRGVATIVLKLFNIIAPQTAYFGQKDAQQALVIKKMVRDLNLDINIVTIPIVRSFDGLALSSRNKYLSPEQKTAALAISASLKLAEKLHADGVRDAGIIKERMKKLLNDASLTIDYISIAAPDTLKELETISQGALVSLAAYIGSTRLIDNTLLSCTL; encoded by the coding sequence TTGATTACTGTACGCACAATTGAAGAGTATAAGAAGCTGCTTGGCGAGCTTGAACGGCCAATTGGTCTTGTGCCAACCATGGGCAGCCTGCATGAAGGACACCTCTCCCTGGTGAAAGCTGCTAAGGCAAGCAACCATATAGTTGTAGTCAGTGTATTCGTTAATCCCACCCAGTTTAGCCCTGACGAAGATTATGAACGTTATCCCAGAGATATCGAAAGGGATTCTGCCCTGCTTGAAAAAGAAGGTGTCGATATACTGTTTGCGCCTAATGCAGCTGAGATGTATGCACCAGGCTATGATACCTGGGTAGAAGTGGGCACAATTACCGAACGTCTTGAAGGTGCTGCAAGACCTGGCCATTTCAGGGGAGTAGCTACAATTGTTTTAAAACTGTTTAATATTATTGCTCCTCAAACAGCCTATTTCGGCCAGAAGGATGCCCAGCAGGCACTTGTAATTAAAAAAATGGTACGGGATCTGAACCTGGATATTAATATTGTAACAATTCCTATTGTCAGATCATTCGATGGGCTTGCGTTAAGCAGCCGTAATAAATACCTCTCGCCGGAGCAAAAAACGGCAGCGTTGGCAATAAGCGCCTCTTTAAAGCTTGCAGAAAAGCTCCATGCAGATGGCGTACGAGATGCCGGCATCATTAAAGAACGGATGAAAAAATTGTTAAACGACGCCAGCTTAACAATTGATTACATCAGTATTGCTGCACCGGATACCCTAAAAGAACTCGAAACCATTAGTCAGGGTGCACTGGTATCACTTGCAGCTTACATAGGTTCCACGCGTTTGATTGACAATACTCTGCTAAGTTGTACGCTTTAG
- a CDS encoding FxsA family protein, producing MLLKIILVIGSLLIAEVVILALIIRFCGVVVGAAIIIGTALLGAVILAPMRVSAVLRLKGILTRSTPLEEGVLHTLLLYLSGVLLISPGIIGDLLGLLLLLPCFRTKITRKARKIAEEFIERRRYRVNRIGCDNTWQK from the coding sequence ATGTTGTTAAAAATAATACTTGTTATTGGTTCTCTGCTGATTGCCGAGGTTGTTATTTTGGCATTGATCATCCGGTTTTGCGGCGTGGTTGTCGGGGCAGCCATCATAATTGGCACCGCTTTGTTAGGAGCGGTGATTCTGGCACCTATGAGGGTATCAGCAGTCCTCAGGCTTAAAGGAATCCTAACCAGATCCACCCCTTTGGAAGAAGGCGTTCTGCATACTTTATTATTGTATTTGTCTGGTGTGCTGTTAATATCCCCGGGAATAATAGGAGATTTACTTGGCTTACTTTTACTATTGCCGTGTTTTCGTACAAAGATTACCAGAAAAGCACGGAAAATAGCCGAGGAGTTTATAGAAAGAAGGCGTTATAGAGTTAATCGTATTGGATGTGACAATACATGGCAAAAATAA